From Lolium perenne isolate Kyuss_39 chromosome 5, Kyuss_2.0, whole genome shotgun sequence, a single genomic window includes:
- the LOC127301275 gene encoding wall-associated receptor kinase 2, producing the protein MAMRQSMWAALLLPVLVLADSLALQPPATGCQTSCGGVDVPFPFGIGPGCFLPGFQIECINGSTPMLPDDSYEIKVLNLSVMPRPEARVMLHIAFQCYDTTDGSAKDGASFRSAVIKSAYRISDMRNELVVLGCTTFGFTSSGPWGRRDSSFASGCLAYCDNDGSAMDGSCVGIGCCRVEIPPGLTDNTVFFLNDSASTWSHQGLGFSPCDYGFMVEKNTYDFRVSDLNMDGSSTTKPLVLDWAIRSSNVSSSVDNMTCTEVKGTPEYACLSDNSQCLNSTNGPGYICNCTQGYWGNPYLIGGCKDINECHDPKQYPCHGVCHNTVGSYDCKCPFGQQSKHNNAKDNDCTSKFPLAARLSLGISLGLFVLIVALLLAFIMLQKRRLDDLFEKNGGEMLKNVKGLTIFTKDGLSKITNDNEEFIGKGNFGNVYKGTLPDKTVVAVKASIKVDEATKEEFVQEVEIQTHMIHKNILKLIGCCLEVDVPMLVYEFAANGSLQEVLHDKKNQVLSLDSRLDIAIGSAEGLKYMHSYATQSIRHGDVKPDNILLDENLTPKISDFGLSKLLKEEYVAKVVVGCMGYIDPVFMKTGLLTQKSDVYSFGAVLLELITGKRNVYDEKRSLIIEYRKVYENENRGTAMFDIDIATEENISTLEQIGKLAIDCLKEDIEDRPDMTEVAEQLVMIRRNKKSRDNTNPDNWEHYQI; encoded by the exons ATGGCCATGCGTCAATCAATGTGGGCGGCACTCTTGCTGCCTGTGCTGGTTCTCGCCGATAGCCTGGCTCTCCAGCCGCCCGCGACAGGCTGCCAGACGAGCTGCGGCGGCGTGGACGTCCCCTTCCCGTTCGGCATCGGCCCCGGCTGCTTCCTGCCGGGCTTCCAGATCGAGTGCATCAACGGTAGCACGCCGATGCTCCCGGACGATAGCTACGAAATCAAGGTCCTGAACCTGAGCGTGATGCCGCGACCGGAAGCCCGGGTGATGCTGCACATCGCGTTCCAGTGCTACGACACCACCGACGGGTCCGCCAAGGACGGCGCATCTTTTAGAAGCGCCGTGATCAAGTCCGCGTACCGCATCTCCGACATGAGGAACGAGCTCGTCGTCCTCGGCTGCACCACCTTCGGTTTCACCAGCAGCGGGCCGTGGGGGCGCCGCGATTCCAGCTTCGCCAGCGGGTGCTTGGCCTACTGCGACAACGACGGGAGCGCCATGGACGGCTCTTGCGTGGGCATCGGCTGCTGCCGCGTCGAAATCCCGCCGGGGCTCACCGACAACACCGTATTCTTTTTGAATGATAGTGCCAGCACTTGGTCGCACCAGGGCCTGGGCTTCAGCCCCTGCGATTACGGATTCATGGTGGAGAAGAACACCTACGACTTCCGGGTGTCCGACCTCAATATGGACGGGAGCTCCACCACCAAGCCGCTGGTGCTCGACTGGGCGATCCGCAGCAGCAACGTCAGCTCCTCCGTCGACAACATGACCTGCACCGAGGTGAAAGGCACGCCGGAGTACGCCTGCCTCAGCGACAACAGCCAGTGCCTCAACTCCACCAATGGCCCCGGCTACATCTGCAATTGTACCCAGGGCTACTGGGGCAACCCATACCTTATCGGCGGATGCAAAG ATATCAATGAATGTCATGATCCGAAGCAGTACCCTTGCCACGGTGTATGCCACAACACCGTTGGTTCATACGATTGCAAATGCCCTTTTGGACAACAGAGCAAACATAACAATGCAAAGGACAATGATTGCACCTCAAAATTCCCTCTTGCAGCAAGGCTTTCCCTCG GCATCAGTCTAGGACTATTCGTACTTATTGTCGCTCTGCTTCTAGCTTTCATTATGCTCCAAAAGAGAAGATTGGATGACCTTTTTGAAAAGAATGGAGGTGAGATGCTTAAAAATGTGAAAGGTCTCACAATTTTCACAAAAGATGGACTAAGCAAAATCACAAACGATAATGAAGAGTTTATTGGAAAAGGTAACTTTGGCAATGTTTACAAAGGAACTCTTCCTGACAAAACCGTGGTAGCAGTCAAGGCCTCTATCAAGGTAGATGAAGCTACAAAGGAGGAATTTGTTCAAGAAGTTGAGATCCAGACACATATGATCCACAAGAACATCCTTAAGCTTATTGGTTGCTGCCTGGAGGTGGACGTTCCAATGTTGGTCTATGAGTTCGCAGCAAATGGTAGCCTCCAAGAAGTCCTACATGATAAAAAGAATCAAGTACTCTCCTTAGACTCACGTTTGGACATTGCAATTGGCTCTGCAGAAGGGTTAAAATATATGCATAGTTATGCAACTCAATCCATAAGACATGGTGATGTCAAGCCAGACAACATACTTCTTGATGAAAATTTGACACCAAAAATCTCGGATTTTGGGTTGTCCAAACTACTGAAAGAGGAATATGTCGCGAAGGTTGTGGTTGGGTGCATGGGCTATATAGACCCGGTATTCATGAAAACTGGCCTTTTGACACAGAAGAGTGATGTGTACAGTTTTGGAGCAGTTTTGCTGGAGCTCATTACAGGGAAGAGAAATGTGTATGATGAGAAACGCAGTCTAATTATTGAGTACCGCAAAGTTTATGAAAACGAAAATCGTGGGACAGCCATGTTCGACATTGACATTGCAACCGAAGAAAATATCTCAACCCTTGAACAAATTGGCAAGCTAGCAATAGATTGTCTAAAGGAAGACATAGAAGATCGGCCAGATATGACAGAGGTTGCCGAACAACTTGTGATGATAAGGAGAAACAAGAAGTCCAGAGACAATACGAATCCTGACAATTGGGAACATTACCAGATATAA